A region of Flavobacterium album DNA encodes the following proteins:
- a CDS encoding pyridoxal phosphate-dependent decarboxylase family protein, whose amino-acid sequence MLFWKKRTAENQQQYIQQALKDNVNFSTDTSLGYPASKLDPKVFSTEAPFLKDAPLLQVFVNNPNNIGCHTCGTSEKAFKGTQEIEVDVLNMIAVDIFKAPPGGFDGYIAPGGTEANIQALWMYRNYFINEYNAKAQEIAIVASEDTHYSIAKGANLLMLEWLKIPVDENNRSIDENVLEGIILEARSRGKKYFITVANMGTTMFGSVDDPDTYSSIYDRHSIVYRLHIDGAYGGFVYPFSNPDSRINFNNPNISSVTIDAHKMLQAPYGTGIFICRKGLIQNTLTKEAEYVEGMDLTLCGSRPGVNAVAVWMILSTYGPHGWFEKISVLQMRTSWFCKVLQEKGIPYFREPYMNIVTINAAFVTDEIAARFDLVPQKHDPSNLWYKVVVMDHVEIEHLTALLNTLNTVTVLL is encoded by the coding sequence ATGCTTTTTTGGAAAAAACGAACTGCTGAAAACCAGCAGCAATATATTCAGCAGGCCCTCAAAGACAACGTCAATTTTTCAACCGACACATCATTGGGATATCCTGCATCAAAACTGGATCCGAAAGTGTTTTCGACAGAAGCCCCTTTTTTGAAAGATGCTCCCTTGCTTCAGGTCTTTGTAAACAATCCTAACAACATTGGCTGCCATACCTGCGGGACCTCGGAGAAAGCGTTTAAAGGCACGCAGGAAATTGAGGTGGATGTCCTCAATATGATCGCGGTTGATATTTTCAAAGCTCCACCCGGCGGCTTTGATGGCTACATTGCCCCCGGCGGCACCGAAGCTAATATACAGGCCTTATGGATGTACCGAAATTATTTTATCAATGAATATAATGCCAAAGCACAGGAAATTGCTATCGTAGCCTCAGAGGACACACACTATTCTATTGCAAAGGGAGCCAACCTGCTAATGCTGGAATGGCTTAAAATTCCTGTAGACGAAAACAACCGAAGCATTGATGAAAATGTGCTGGAAGGCATTATCCTTGAAGCCCGTTCACGCGGTAAAAAGTATTTCATTACGGTTGCGAATATGGGTACCACCATGTTCGGGTCTGTAGATGACCCTGATACCTACAGCAGTATATATGACAGGCACAGCATTGTTTACAGGCTGCATATTGACGGCGCTTATGGCGGCTTCGTGTACCCTTTCAGTAATCCCGACAGCAGGATCAATTTTAACAATCCAAATATAAGCTCTGTAACTATCGATGCGCATAAGATGCTCCAGGCTCCATATGGCACGGGAATCTTTATTTGCAGGAAAGGGCTCATCCAAAACACGCTTACCAAAGAGGCTGAATATGTAGAAGGCATGGACCTGACATTATGCGGAAGCCGGCCGGGTGTAAATGCCGTTGCCGTATGGATGATATTGTCTACTTACGGGCCGCATGGGTGGTTTGAAAAGATAAGCGTATTGCAAATGCGCACCTCATGGTTCTGCAAAGTACTGCAAGAAAAAGGGATTCCCTATTTCCGGGAGCCTTACATGAATATTGTTACCATAAATGCCGCATTTGTCACGGATGAAATTGCAGCGCGTTTTGACCTGGTACCGCAAAAGCACGACCCATCAAACCTGTGGTATAAAGTAGTGGTAATGGACCATGTTGAGATTGAGCACCTGACAGCATTGCTCAATACATTAAATACTGTCACGGTATTATTATAG
- a CDS encoding BamA/TamA family outer membrane protein — translation MTMIKNKLTYYVMLALLFAYGCSNTKYLPEGDMLYVGGEVEVKDSVMPRKERKAMEKVMKGLLRPKPNSGFLGLRPKLYIYNLAGEPKKDSGFRHWLRTKVGEPPVLFSQVDLDYNADILQNYAENKGYFKVRTAADSTSRHKRAKAIYTVTPKQRYTIREVKFPGDSAATEIDSTVASIRRRSRLKKGQPYDLDVIKEERERIDQRLKNRGYFYFSPDYILVQVDSTVGNHQVDLIVKVKDETPERAKRVYKIGDIFIYPNYSIANAKDTLLTATDSIEKYKDFTIIDPQHTFRPIIYDRTMFFRKGDIYSRRDHNLSLNRLVNLGTFKFVKNEFRPSDSIDGVLDTYYYLTPLPRKSIRFEVLGKTNSANYNGTEASVNWSNRNAFRAAELLSLSVFGGAEIQASGQNKGYNVYRVGGEASIVWPRFITPIKIQDSSAFVPRTRALVSYEYQNRARLYSLNSFRAQFGYLWKDNIRTEHNLNPFDVNYVSPATVTQEYRDQITAADSLNDGTGEALRKVIDKQLIFGPTYSYTYTNTAQKRKKHTFYYKGSLDVAGTIAGLGTGADAKTKEPEQILGVAFSQFVKTEQDFRYYLKLGDNSQLANRIIIGVGVPYGNSTELPFIRQFFIGGTNSLRAFRARSIGPGTYRPETNPNGFLPDQSGDLKLEMNTEYRAKLFSVVHGALFVDAGNIWLWNKNDDKQGSQFTSKFYEQLAVGTGAGLRFDLSFLILRLDLAFPLRKPWLPEGQRWVIDDIDFGSKYWRRENLVFNLAIGYPF, via the coding sequence ATGACGATGATAAAAAATAAGCTTACATACTATGTGATGTTAGCATTGCTGTTCGCCTATGGCTGCAGCAATACCAAATACCTGCCCGAAGGTGACATGCTTTACGTAGGCGGCGAGGTTGAAGTAAAAGACAGTGTGATGCCCCGCAAGGAACGAAAAGCTATGGAAAAAGTGATGAAAGGATTGCTGCGGCCAAAACCCAACAGTGGTTTCCTGGGGCTCAGGCCAAAGCTCTATATCTACAATCTTGCGGGAGAGCCTAAGAAAGATAGCGGCTTCCGGCACTGGCTGCGGACGAAGGTGGGTGAACCGCCTGTATTGTTCAGCCAGGTGGACCTTGATTATAATGCGGATATCCTGCAGAACTATGCCGAGAACAAAGGCTACTTTAAAGTGCGTACAGCAGCCGACTCAACCTCACGTCATAAAAGGGCAAAAGCAATATATACGGTAACGCCAAAACAGCGATATACAATAAGGGAAGTGAAATTCCCCGGCGATTCGGCAGCAACGGAAATTGACAGTACGGTTGCCAGCATACGCCGCAGGAGCCGCCTGAAAAAAGGGCAGCCTTATGACCTGGATGTAATTAAAGAAGAACGCGAAAGGATAGACCAGCGCCTTAAAAACAGGGGATATTTCTATTTCAGCCCCGACTATATACTGGTACAGGTAGACAGCACCGTGGGCAACCACCAGGTAGACCTGATTGTAAAGGTAAAGGATGAAACTCCCGAACGCGCCAAAAGGGTTTACAAGATCGGGGATATTTTTATCTATCCTAATTATTCGATCGCAAATGCGAAAGATACGCTGCTTACCGCTACCGACTCCATAGAAAAATATAAGGACTTCACGATCATAGACCCGCAGCATACGTTCCGCCCTATTATTTACGACCGTACGATGTTTTTCCGTAAAGGCGACATCTACAGCCGCAGGGACCATAACCTTTCGCTAAACAGGCTGGTGAACCTGGGCACTTTTAAATTCGTAAAGAATGAGTTCCGGCCTTCGGATTCTATCGATGGCGTACTGGACACCTACTACTACCTCACTCCCCTGCCACGCAAATCGATACGTTTTGAAGTGCTGGGCAAGACCAATTCGGCCAACTACAACGGTACCGAGGCCAGCGTGAACTGGAGTAATCGCAACGCCTTCAGGGCAGCAGAATTGCTTTCACTGTCGGTTTTCGGGGGCGCTGAGATACAGGCATCCGGCCAAAATAAAGGATACAACGTTTACCGTGTGGGTGGCGAGGCCAGCATTGTATGGCCGCGGTTCATCACCCCGATAAAGATACAGGACTCGAGCGCTTTTGTGCCACGTACGCGGGCGCTTGTCAGCTACGAATACCAGAACAGGGCGCGGCTGTACTCCCTTAATTCCTTCAGGGCACAGTTCGGCTATTTGTGGAAAGACAATATCCGGACGGAACATAACCTGAATCCTTTTGATGTAAATTATGTAAGCCCCGCAACAGTAACTCAGGAATACCGGGACCAGATAACGGCAGCGGATTCCCTTAACGATGGTACCGGCGAAGCATTGCGCAAAGTAATTGACAAGCAGCTTATTTTCGGTCCAACATATTCGTATACCTACACCAATACGGCACAGAAAAGAAAGAAACATACATTTTACTACAAAGGATCGCTGGATGTAGCGGGAACAATCGCCGGCCTTGGTACCGGCGCTGATGCCAAAACAAAAGAACCTGAACAAATACTGGGCGTTGCTTTTAGCCAATTCGTAAAAACAGAGCAGGATTTCAGATACTACCTAAAGCTTGGTGATAATTCGCAGCTTGCCAACCGTATCATTATCGGCGTTGGCGTACCGTATGGCAACTCGACAGAACTCCCGTTTATACGGCAGTTCTTTATTGGGGGGACCAACAGTTTAAGGGCATTCCGGGCGCGGTCTATCGGGCCGGGAACCTACAGGCCTGAAACGAACCCCAACGGCTTCCTGCCCGATCAAAGTGGCGACCTGAAACTCGAAATGAATACCGAATACCGTGCAAAGCTATTTAGTGTAGTGCACGGGGCGCTATTTGTAGATGCCGGAAATATCTGGCTTTGGAATAAAAATGATGATAAACAGGGATCGCAATTTACAAGCAAGTTCTATGAGCAGCTTGCAGTGGGAACCGGTGCGGGATTGCGCTTCGACCTGTCTTTCCTGATATTGCGCCTTGACCTTGCTTTCCCGCTGCGCAAACCCTGGCTGCCGGAAGGCCAGCGCTGGGTAATTGACGATATAGATTTTGGAAGCAAATACTGGCGCAGGGAAAACCTGGTTTTCAATTTAGCGATAGGATATCCGTTTTAA
- a CDS encoding translocation/assembly module TamB domain-containing protein: MNTKVKKYLRKTGKILLWIIGTVIGLFLLVVLLLQIPYFQNLAKDKAVSYLEGKIGTEVKLDRIEIGLPKKVILEGLYLESQQGDTLLAGDKLAVDISLFKLLSNEVEINSIDLEGITANVKRNKDSVFNFDYIIKAFASDKPKDTTAAPMKFSIDKINLDRIHVKYDDAITKNNLSANIEHFDTRIKTFDLDKMEFEVPKIKLDGLKLTLKQGMVAQVAQTTQKAAEEASKKPDLKLKLGDIELANIDIGYDNEGSRLDTGIKLKRLALEVNEINLKTQLIDLKSIELNGLKGQLAFGKFEKQVQKALPEKSAAVAQSQWKFKLANADITDVAFKFDNQNAAPVAKGIDFNHLDISDFTLAAKDFSYGPDAISGDIDKFTVRDKSGVDIRELRTNFFYGPKGAELKNLYLETPNTLLKDQVIVAYPSLESIKENIGDLKVDANLEGSKVGFKDVLLFAPALADTPPFKGNPNGTLNISSRMEGKVSDLSIAKLEVSGIGGTSIAASGRIKGLPDVKTAYFDLNVSAFRSTSKDINSYIPPGTIPANIQLPANLSAKAKFKGTLQNFNTNVNLVSSFGNANIKATFDQRRKNYEHYNADVDIVNFDIGKLIMNDSLGKVTLKAKVKGTGLNPQTANATLAGKLAKAEFNGYTYRDLAINGKISNGSFDVKAAMDDPNLDFQLVASGGFKGKYPNGKIRLNVDIADLDKLNLHAGPLKLRGNVDADITDANPDNLNGTISLHHFMFANEKEEFALDSINIITVTKPDTTSIELKSSIAKASIKGKYKLTEVGTALGNTFAKYYNTNPGAPKKATGPQQFDIELVIDNDPVLYKLVPQITRLEPINIKGSYNSVNDSIVINSDIPRVVYGNYTLSGAKLNIKNEEDALGYSVVIDQVQGAQFTLPHTSLTGNVKDNVIAYKLQILDTKEKEQYLLAGQLRAANGNTELQLDPEGLKLNYEPWNIAVDNLLRFGKGGIYANNFEISNDGGSIKLQSQSEAPNAPLNVELDNFKIETLTNMIQKDEQKFRGTINGTAEVRNLTTSPVFTSDLDIRNFAVAKDTVGDIRIRVNNQVANTYAAEVSITGQGNQVNLDGSYNIVGQNFDLDLDIQKLNIASVQAFSFGQVKDGEGYLSGKFDITGTVPDPNVAGNLKFNDVGLRVTQLNSFFKGMNDDITFTDAGIRFDNFNIEDEKSNELTINGTVATTDYRNFGFNLKVDAENFRAVNSKASDNDFYYGNLFIDTHLAVKGTLDSPVVDGDLRVNEDTEFTVVLPQQDPRIADREGIVEFIDQDNMEMQQRLKIQEAVNSTAFKGMDVSVNIEIVKEAELNLIIDKGNGDFLQLKGEAKLNGGIDQSGKTTLTGRYEFDEGSYQMTFNLIKRKFDIQKGSYILWTGDPTQADVSITAVYKADIAPIDLVDSQITNPNQRNLYKQKIPIQTLLKINGELLKPELTFDIIVPDGNYNVDPSVISLTKSKLEQLRQQPSELNKQVFAVLLLNRFIGENPFASEAGGTSGESMARQSVSKLLSQQLNNLAADLVKGVDFNFDLESTDDYTTGQQENRTDLNVAVSKQLLNDRLKVTIGSSFGLEGPQQANEETTNIAGDVSVDYQLTKDGRYMVRAYRKNEYQVALQGQVIETGVAFVITMDYNKFRELFHRTEEEKEARRQEKERKERERAERKKEKEKKEAEKKEDAKEDLPPNSTNDDDKK; encoded by the coding sequence ATGAACACAAAGGTTAAAAAATACTTACGGAAAACCGGAAAAATACTTCTCTGGATAATAGGAACTGTCATTGGGTTGTTCCTGCTTGTTGTATTATTATTGCAAATCCCATACTTCCAAAATCTTGCTAAAGACAAGGCAGTCAGCTATCTTGAGGGCAAAATCGGCACTGAAGTAAAGCTGGACCGTATTGAGATCGGCCTGCCAAAAAAGGTAATATTGGAAGGTTTATATCTGGAAAGCCAGCAGGGCGATACGCTCCTTGCCGGAGATAAGCTTGCCGTGGATATCAGCCTTTTTAAGCTGTTGAGCAATGAGGTCGAGATCAACTCCATCGACCTTGAAGGGATCACCGCCAATGTAAAACGCAATAAAGATTCCGTTTTCAACTTTGATTATATCATAAAAGCTTTTGCATCGGACAAGCCAAAGGATACTACCGCTGCCCCCATGAAGTTTTCGATAGACAAAATAAATCTTGACAGGATTCATGTAAAATATGACGATGCCATTACAAAAAACAATCTTTCAGCCAACATAGAACATTTTGATACGCGTATAAAGACATTCGACCTGGACAAAATGGAATTTGAAGTGCCGAAAATAAAGCTTGACGGACTCAAACTTACTTTAAAACAGGGAATGGTGGCGCAGGTAGCCCAAACGACACAGAAAGCAGCCGAGGAAGCATCTAAAAAACCCGACCTGAAACTAAAACTCGGAGATATAGAACTGGCCAATATTGATATTGGTTACGATAATGAGGGCAGCCGCCTGGATACAGGGATAAAACTGAAAAGGCTGGCGCTGGAGGTGAATGAGATCAACCTGAAAACACAGTTAATCGACCTTAAAAGCATTGAACTGAACGGGCTGAAAGGCCAGCTGGCTTTTGGGAAATTTGAAAAGCAGGTACAGAAAGCGCTTCCTGAAAAAAGTGCCGCAGTGGCACAGTCACAATGGAAATTTAAACTGGCAAATGCGGATATTACAGATGTTGCTTTTAAATTCGATAACCAAAATGCTGCCCCCGTTGCAAAAGGCATTGATTTTAACCATCTTGATATTTCTGACTTCACACTTGCAGCTAAGGACTTTTCGTATGGGCCTGATGCCATTTCGGGAGATATTGATAAATTCACTGTGCGCGATAAAAGCGGTGTGGATATTAGGGAGCTGCGCACCAACTTCTTCTACGGCCCGAAAGGCGCTGAACTGAAAAACCTGTATCTCGAAACACCGAATACATTGCTGAAAGACCAGGTTATTGTGGCCTACCCTTCTTTGGAATCCATTAAAGAGAATATAGGCGACCTGAAAGTTGACGCTAACCTGGAAGGCAGTAAAGTGGGGTTTAAGGATGTGCTGCTATTTGCCCCTGCATTGGCTGATACCCCTCCTTTTAAAGGGAACCCGAACGGTACGCTGAATATCAGCAGCCGCATGGAAGGCAAAGTGAGCGACCTGAGTATCGCAAAGCTGGAAGTAAGCGGCATTGGGGGGACATCCATCGCGGCAAGCGGCAGGATAAAAGGCCTTCCTGATGTAAAGACCGCTTATTTCGACCTGAATGTTTCTGCCTTCCGTTCTACCTCTAAAGATATCAACAGCTATATTCCTCCCGGTACTATACCTGCCAATATACAGCTTCCGGCAAACCTTTCGGCGAAAGCCAAATTTAAAGGGACACTCCAGAATTTTAATACCAATGTTAACCTGGTTAGCAGCTTTGGGAATGCGAATATCAAAGCTACTTTTGACCAACGCCGTAAGAACTACGAGCACTATAATGCCGATGTAGATATTGTGAATTTTGATATCGGTAAGCTGATAATGAATGATTCGCTGGGTAAAGTTACACTTAAAGCTAAAGTTAAGGGTACCGGACTCAACCCTCAGACAGCTAATGCTACCCTTGCCGGAAAACTAGCTAAAGCGGAATTCAATGGCTACACGTATCGTGACCTGGCTATTAACGGAAAAATAAGCAACGGCAGCTTTGATGTTAAAGCCGCTATGGACGATCCTAACCTTGATTTCCAGCTGGTGGCGAGCGGTGGGTTTAAAGGAAAATACCCTAATGGGAAGATCCGCCTTAATGTAGATATTGCCGATCTTGACAAGCTCAACCTTCATGCAGGTCCGCTAAAGCTGCGTGGCAATGTGGATGCCGATATTACTGATGCGAACCCGGATAACCTGAACGGCACCATCAGCCTGCACCACTTTATGTTCGCTAATGAAAAAGAGGAATTTGCCCTCGATTCCATCAATATTATTACAGTCACAAAACCGGATACCACTTCGATAGAATTAAAATCGTCAATTGCAAAGGCAAGCATAAAAGGGAAATATAAATTGACTGAGGTTGGTACCGCCCTGGGCAATACCTTCGCTAAATATTATAATACTAACCCGGGCGCACCTAAAAAAGCGACCGGCCCGCAACAATTTGATATCGAGCTTGTAATTGATAACGACCCTGTACTGTACAAACTTGTGCCACAAATTACAAGACTAGAGCCAATAAACATTAAAGGAAGCTACAACAGCGTGAATGACAGCATTGTAATAAACAGCGACATTCCGCGGGTAGTGTATGGCAATTACACACTGTCGGGTGCAAAACTCAATATAAAAAATGAAGAAGATGCACTGGGCTATAGTGTTGTGATAGACCAGGTACAGGGCGCGCAATTTACATTACCACACACGTCCCTGACAGGAAATGTGAAAGACAATGTTATAGCCTATAAACTGCAGATACTGGATACTAAGGAAAAAGAGCAATACCTGCTTGCGGGACAATTGAGAGCCGCTAATGGCAATACCGAATTACAGCTTGACCCTGAAGGCCTTAAGCTAAATTATGAGCCATGGAATATAGCGGTAGATAACCTGCTGCGTTTTGGCAAGGGCGGTATTTATGCTAATAACTTTGAGATAAGCAATGATGGCGGATCTATCAAATTACAGTCACAATCAGAAGCGCCTAATGCACCCCTGAATGTGGAGCTGGATAATTTTAAGATCGAGACGCTGACCAATATGATACAGAAGGATGAGCAGAAATTCAGGGGAACCATAAATGGTACGGCCGAAGTGCGCAACCTTACTACAAGCCCTGTATTCACTTCCGACCTGGACATTAGGAATTTTGCTGTGGCTAAAGATACTGTAGGCGATATCAGGATACGCGTAAACAACCAGGTTGCCAACACCTATGCCGCAGAAGTATCGATCACAGGGCAGGGCAACCAGGTAAACCTTGACGGAAGCTACAATATTGTGGGCCAGAATTTTGATCTGGACCTTGATATCCAAAAACTGAATATTGCCAGCGTTCAGGCGTTCAGCTTCGGGCAGGTAAAAGACGGTGAAGGCTATCTTTCCGGAAAATTCGATATTACCGGGACCGTACCCGACCCAAATGTAGCCGGAAACCTAAAATTCAATGATGTAGGCTTGCGGGTGACCCAGCTGAATTCGTTCTTTAAAGGTATGAATGACGATATCACCTTTACAGATGCCGGCATACGTTTTGACAATTTTAATATAGAGGACGAAAAGAGCAACGAGCTGACCATAAATGGTACAGTAGCCACTACTGATTACAGGAATTTCGGGTTTAACCTTAAGGTGGATGCCGAGAATTTCAGGGCAGTAAACTCCAAAGCCTCTGATAATGATTTTTATTATGGGAACCTGTTTATCGATACCCACCTTGCGGTAAAAGGCACACTGGACAGCCCTGTTGTTGATGGCGACCTGCGTGTGAACGAGGATACTGAATTTACAGTAGTGCTGCCACAACAGGATCCGAGGATTGCGGACAGGGAAGGCATTGTGGAGTTCATTGACCAGGATAATATGGAAATGCAGCAACGCCTGAAAATTCAGGAAGCCGTCAATTCAACGGCATTTAAAGGCATGGATGTTTCGGTTAATATCGAGATCGTAAAAGAAGCTGAACTAAACCTGATTATTGACAAAGGCAATGGCGACTTCCTTCAACTGAAAGGCGAGGCCAAGCTAAATGGCGGCATAGACCAGTCAGGAAAAACTACGCTGACAGGACGGTATGAGTTTGATGAAGGTTCCTACCAGATGACGTTTAACCTTATTAAGCGTAAATTCGATATACAAAAAGGCAGTTACATTCTCTGGACAGGCGACCCTACACAGGCAGACGTAAGCATTACAGCGGTTTATAAAGCCGATATCGCACCTATTGACCTTGTTGACAGTCAGATAACAAACCCCAACCAAAGGAACCTTTACAAGCAGAAGATCCCCATTCAAACGCTTTTAAAGATCAATGGCGAACTGCTAAAACCTGAACTTACATTTGACATTATTGTCCCGGATGGGAATTACAACGTAGACCCATCGGTTATAAGCCTGACGAAATCGAAACTGGAGCAGTTGCGCCAACAACCATCAGAACTTAATAAGCAGGTCTTTGCCGTGCTGCTGCTTAACCGCTTCATCGGCGAAAACCCGTTTGCCAGTGAGGCCGGCGGTACGAGCGGAGAATCTATGGCGAGGCAGAGTGTGAGCAAGCTGCTTTCACAACAGCTGAATAACCTTGCTGCCGACCTGGTAAAGGGTGTCGACTTTAACTTTGACCTCGAGTCTACCGACGATTATACTACGGGGCAGCAGGAAAACCGCACCGACCTGAATGTGGCAGTCTCCAAGCAACTACTGAACGACAGGCTGAAAGTTACCATAGGCAGCAGCTTTGGCCTTGAAGGCCCGCAGCAGGCCAATGAGGAAACCACCAATATTGCGGGTGACGTTTCTGTAGATTACCAGCTGACCAAGGACGGCAGGTATATGGTACGCGCCTATCGCAAGAACGAATACCAGGTTGCGTTGCAGGGCCAGGTGATTGAGACCGGTGTTGCATTCGTCATCACGATGGATTATAACAAGTTCCGTGAATTGTTCCATCGCACGGAGGAAGAAAAAGAAGCGCGCAGGCAGGAAAAAGAGCGTAAAGAACGCGAAAGGGCCGAGCGGAAAAAAGAAAAAGAAAAAAAAGAAGCTGAGAAAAAAGAGGATGCCAAAGAAGACCTGCCACCAAACAGTACCAATGACGATGATAAAAAATAA
- a CDS encoding transporter has product MLIKRFIPLLLLSFFSPDISAQDEIETDRPDHTETASIVPAGRFQSESGFQLTKTDKDAKEFFLPQTLWKFGLNDRVELRLITELTYNKYKDSIDTGLSPVTVGFKVNLFKEKGLLPETSFIAHLVLPKVASKDLKANLLAPELLFLFDNELSDKASLGYNIGVKWDGESPDPIYAYTFAPDFKLNDKCKVFVESYGYLPEHQHPEHWVDGGFIWLVTSNLQLDIAGSYELTSNAHFHQYFETVGISFRI; this is encoded by the coding sequence ATGCTTATTAAACGATTTATCCCGCTTCTCTTGTTGTCTTTTTTTTCACCAGATATCAGCGCGCAGGATGAGATAGAGACTGACAGGCCCGACCATACCGAAACCGCATCTATAGTGCCTGCGGGCCGGTTCCAGTCGGAGAGCGGGTTTCAGCTTACAAAAACTGATAAAGATGCCAAAGAGTTTTTCCTGCCGCAAACATTATGGAAATTCGGGCTCAATGATCGTGTTGAACTGCGCCTGATAACAGAGCTTACCTACAACAAATATAAAGACAGTATTGACACGGGCTTGTCACCTGTAACCGTAGGTTTTAAGGTTAACCTTTTTAAGGAGAAAGGCCTGTTACCTGAAACCTCGTTTATTGCGCACCTGGTACTGCCGAAAGTGGCTTCAAAAGACCTAAAGGCAAACCTGCTGGCACCGGAATTACTATTTCTTTTTGATAATGAATTATCAGACAAGGCAAGCCTCGGTTATAATATCGGCGTAAAATGGGATGGTGAATCGCCCGACCCGATATATGCCTATACCTTTGCACCTGATTTTAAGCTGAATGACAAATGTAAGGTATTCGTAGAATCCTACGGCTATCTACCTGAACATCAGCATCCCGAACATTGGGTAGACGGTGGTTTTATATGGCTGGTGACGAGCAACCTGCAGCTGGATATTGCCGGTAGCTATGAATTGACATCGAATGCGCACTTTCATCAATATTTTGAAACAGTAGGCATATCGTTCAGGATATAA
- a CDS encoding NAD(P)/FAD-dependent oxidoreductase: MKIVIIGGGFAGINLAKGLAGDKNFDVTLVDKNNYNFFPPLIYQVATAYLEPSSISYPFRKLFSGTRNVHFRLGEVISVNTAENKVVLHNGELEYDRLIFATGAETNYFGMENVRKNSIPMKTLNDAIEMRNKLLQRMERASICKNSRERRKYLNIVVAGGGPTGVEVSGMFAEMRSGILRREYPELSTSVSNIYLVDGGDALLSPMSKKSQEDTLKALTKMGVIVKLHCRVTDYTEDTVHLNTGETIYSKNLIWAAGVSAKIFEGIPAESYGRGRRMSVDAYNKVVNTDNIYSIGDTCIQLTDTAFPDGHPQVAQVAIQQGLNLAKNFKNELKSKPLKAFKYHDKGSMAIIGKNKAVVDLPKPKMHFKGFIAWLMWLFIHLMSLISYRNRVTTFYNWMIAYFSKDQSLRMIIRPDKRSKT, encoded by the coding sequence ATGAAAATAGTTATAATAGGAGGAGGGTTTGCCGGTATCAATCTTGCAAAAGGCCTCGCCGGGGATAAGAACTTTGATGTAACTTTGGTTGATAAAAATAATTATAATTTTTTTCCTCCGCTGATCTACCAGGTGGCAACAGCCTATCTTGAACCATCCAGTATCAGCTATCCTTTCAGGAAACTTTTTTCGGGTACAAGGAATGTTCACTTCAGGCTGGGAGAGGTAATCTCGGTAAACACTGCCGAAAACAAAGTTGTGCTGCATAACGGCGAACTGGAATACGACCGCCTTATATTTGCGACCGGTGCCGAAACCAACTATTTCGGGATGGAGAATGTCCGAAAAAATTCCATTCCAATGAAAACCCTGAATGATGCCATAGAGATGCGCAACAAGTTATTGCAACGCATGGAAAGGGCATCTATTTGTAAAAACAGCAGGGAACGCCGCAAGTACCTTAATATAGTAGTTGCCGGTGGAGGGCCAACGGGAGTAGAAGTATCAGGTATGTTTGCCGAAATGCGCAGCGGCATCCTGCGTAGGGAATATCCCGAACTTTCTACGAGCGTAAGCAACATTTATCTTGTGGACGGCGGCGACGCATTGCTTTCCCCTATGAGCAAAAAATCACAGGAAGACACGCTGAAAGCCCTGACTAAAATGGGCGTTATCGTAAAACTTCATTGCCGTGTGACTGACTATACCGAGGATACCGTTCACTTAAATACCGGCGAGACCATCTATTCAAAAAACCTTATCTGGGCGGCAGGAGTATCGGCAAAAATATTCGAGGGCATACCGGCAGAAAGCTATGGCCGCGGCCGTAGGATGAGCGTAGATGCCTATAATAAAGTAGTAAATACCGATAATATTTATTCCATTGGCGATACCTGCATTCAGCTTACCGATACGGCTTTCCCTGACGGGCATCCGCAGGTTGCGCAGGTTGCTATACAACAGGGGCTTAACCTCGCCAAAAACTTTAAGAACGAACTGAAAAGCAAGCCGCTAAAAGCCTTTAAATACCATGATAAAGGCTCTATGGCAATTATAGGCAAGAATAAAGCTGTGGTAGATTTACCAAAGCCAAAAATGCACTTTAAAGGCTTTATCGCCTGGCTGATGTGGCTGTTCATCCACCTGATGTCGCTCATAAGCTACCGCAACAGGGTAACGACTTTCTACAACTGGATGATTGCTTACTTCTCCAAGGACCAGTCATTGCGCATGATCATCAGGCCAGATAAACGTTCCAAAACCTGA